One region of Populus trichocarpa isolate Nisqually-1 chromosome 4, P.trichocarpa_v4.1, whole genome shotgun sequence genomic DNA includes:
- the LOC18098005 gene encoding putative phospholipid:diacylglycerol acyltransferase 2 produces the protein MGSILRFRKLCYVEPVKFESFQPQKIDKKEETVATEAKTTLEKNEKRNKRQPKEWSCINSCCWAIGYLCTTWWLLLVLFNCMPATFPGFQVLESPGTRLKLEGLTALHPVVLVPGIVTGGLELWEGKPCAEGLFRKRLWGGSFTEVLKRPLCLLEHLALHNETGLDPPGIRLRAVPGLVAADYFAPGYFVWAVLIENLAKIGYEGKNMHMAAYDWRLSFQNTEIRDQTLSRLKSQIELMYVTNGYMKVVVVPHSMGVIYFLHFLKWVETPPPMGGGGGPGWCAKHIKAIMNIGPVFLGVPKAVSNLFSAEAKDVASIRAMDPGVLDSEILRLQALEHVMRVTRTWDSIASLLPKGGETIWGNLDWSAEEGHACDLSKKRYSQASAGDKDTNDSDVKMGFHVKESKYGRIISFGKETLQLSSSQLPSVDTKEFLGTRTNKNTNSACGGEVWTEYDEMCRETIRKIAENKPYTARTVLDLLRFVAPKMMQRVESHLSYGIADNLDDPKYTRYKYWSNPLETKLPDAPDIEIYCSYGVGIPTERSYIYKLSPNDKCKSIPFRIDSSVDGDEDSCLRGGVYLTDGDETVPVISAGFMCAKGWRGRTRFNPSGIATHIREYQHKPPASLLEGRGLESGAHVDILGNFALIEDVLRVAAGATGAEIGGDRVYSDIFRMSDRINLRL, from the exons ATGGGTTCAATTCTTCGGTTCAGAAAGCTATGTTATGTAGAGCCTGTGAAATTTGAGTCCTTTCAACCCCAAAAAATTgacaagaaagaagaaactgTTGCCACCGAGGCCAAAACTACCTTAGAAAAAAACGAGAAGAGGAATAAAAGGCAGCCAAAGGAATGGAGCTGTATAAACTCATGTTGTTGGGCAATTGGGTACTTGTGCACTACCTGGTGGCTTCTTTTGGTCTTGTTTAACTGCATGCCAGCTACATTTCCAGGCTTTCAGGTCCTTGAATCACCTGGAACAAGACTTAAACTTGAAGGCTTGACAGCTCTTCATCCAGTTGTTTTGGTGCCTGGCATTGTCACTGGAGGGCTAGAGCTGTGGGAGGGCAAGCCTTGTGCAGAAGGTCTTTTCCGAAAGCGACTCTGGGGTGGTAGCTTTACTGAGGTTTTAAAAAG GCCATTGTGTTTGCTGGAGCATCTGGCTTTGCACAATGAGACTGGTCTTGACCCTCCAGGCATTCGACTACGTGCAGTGCCAGGGCTGGTTGCAGCTGACTATTTTGCTCCAGGGTACTTTGTTTGGGCTGTACTCATTGAGAATTTAGCAAAAATTGGTTATGAAGGGAAGAATATGCACATGGCAGCGTATGATTGGAgactttcttttcaaaatacaGAG ATTCGGGACCAGACACTAAGTAGATTGAAGAGTCAAATAGAGCTTATGTATGTAACAAATGGCTATATGAAAGTGGTAGTGGTGCCCCATTCCATGGGGGTTATCTATTTTCTTCACTTCCTTAAGTGGGTTGAAACACCTCCTCCTATGGGAGGCGGTGGTGGTCCAGGTTGGTGTGCAAAGCACATAAAGGCAATCATGAATATTGGTCCAGTATTCCTTGGTGTACCTAAGGCAGTCAGTAATCTGTTCTCTGCCGAAGCCAAAGACGTGGCATCTATAAG AGCTATGGATCCTGGTGTTTTGGATTCTGAGATTCTCAGACTTCAAGCCTTGGAGCATGTCATGCGGGTGACTCGAACATGGGATTCAATAGCATCATTGTTACCTAAAGGAGGAGAGACTATCTGGGGTAATTTGGATTGGTCTGCTGAAGAGGGGCATGCTTGtgatttatcaaagaaaagatACTCGCAAGCTTCTGCAGGTGACAAGGATACAAATGACAGTGATGTGAAGATGGGTTTTCACGTGAAAGAATCAAAGTACGGAAGGATCATTTCTTTCGGGAAGGAAACATTGCAGTTATCATCCTCACAGCTTCCCTCTGTTGATACAAAG GAATTTTTGGGCACAAGAACCAACAAGAACACTAACTCAGCATGTGGAGGAGAGGTTTGGACTGAATATGATGAGATGTGCAGGGAAACCATCCGAAAAATTGCAGAAAATAAACCCTATACAGCTAGAACTGTTCTTGATTTACTCCGCTTTGTGGCTCCGAAAATGATGCAACGTGTTGAGAGTCATTTATCTTATGGGATAGCTGACAATCTTGATGATCCTAAATATACTCGTTACAAGTACTGGTCTAACCCACTAGAGACCAA GTTACCTGATGCACCAGATATTGAGATATACTGCTCATATGGTGTTGGAATCCCCACCGAAAGATCATATATCTACAAGCTATCACCAAATGATAAGTGCAAGAGCATTCCATTCCGGATTGATAGCTCAGTTGATGGAGATGAAGACAGTTGCTTGAGAGGTGGAGTATACTTAACTGATGGTGATGAGACTGTGCCAGTAATAAGTGCTGGTTTCATGTGTGCGAAGGGGTGGAGAGGAAGAACCCGGTTCAATCCATCTGGCATCGCCACACACATAAGGGAATATCAGCACAAGCCACCAGCTAGCCTCCTGGAGGGAAGGGGTCTGGAGAGTGGAGCACATGTGGACATTTTGGGAAATTTTGCTCTAATTGAAGATGTTCTTAGAGTTGCTGCTGGGGCCACTGGTGCCGAAATTGGAGGTGATAGAGTTTATTCCGACATCTTCAGGATGTCTGACAGAATAAATCTTCGGCTATGA
- the LOC18098006 gene encoding uncharacterized protein LOC18098006 encodes MDYSLAALKLLCVQLKDASETPSQNALTLGGILFQRAWLQGILVSNDGDGRLLLDDGTGVIELCLSPDFRLRHWDSGMYVMVVGGYFVRHGETPMIKVHKMVDLSAFPDREAMWYLEVMEAYKLFYQPLIEEFM; translated from the exons ATGGATTACAGTCTAGCAGCGCTCAAGCTGCTCTGCGTCCAATTGAAAGACGCCAGCGAGACTCCTTCTCAAAACGCCTTGACTCTCGGCGGCATTCTCTTTCAACGTGCCTGGTTACAG GGGATTTTGGTCTCCAACGACGGCGACGGCCGTCTCCTTCTCGATGACGGCACTGGTGTCATCGAGCTTTGCCTTTCTCCCGACTTCCGTCTCCGCCACTGGGACTCGG GGATGTATGTGATGGTAGTTGGAGGGTACTTTGTCCGTCATGGCGAGACCCCTATGATTAAG GTTCATAAGATGGTTGATCTTTCAGCATTTCCGGATCGAGAAGCAATGTGGTATCTTGAAGTTATGGAGGCATATAAGCTCTTCTACCAGCCCTTAATTGAAGAGTTTATGTGA
- the LOC18098008 gene encoding uncharacterized protein LOC18098008 translates to MAEDRNGDRSEESDYTSEDEGTEDYRRGGYHAVRIGDTFKNGRYVVQSKLGWGHFSTVWLAWDIQGSRYVALKVQKSAQHYTEAAMDEIKILKQIAEGDPDDKKCVVKLLDHFKHSGPNGQHVCMVFEYLGDNLLSLIKYSGYRGVPLHMVKEICFHMLVGLDYLHRQLSIIHTDLKPENVLLFSMIDPSKDPRKSGAPLILPTNKNKIVAESSSSKEIKSLNGDLTRNQKKKIRKKAKKAAQSCTQKEASLENDADPKPSSPEDSNADVKSNEDSFEEQSNGSVIKDDSANSDGQKDACQAKRSRRGSRSTRQNLLAAADLKCKLVDFGNACWTYKQFTSDIQTRQYRCPEVLLGSKYSTPADLWSFACICFELVTGDVLFDPHSGDNYDRDEDHLALMMELLGMMPRKIALGGRYSRDFFNRYGDLRHIRRLRFWPLTKVLMEKYDFSEQDANDMTDFLVPILDFVPEKRPTAAQCLNHPWITAGPRLLEPSMPSVKHEAKNRNTSEIKEKAEREAMEAGVGNIVIDGASKKSKESQPMENPSKVT, encoded by the exons ATGGCAGAGGATAGGAATGGGGATCGAAGCGAAGAGAGTGATTACACTTCGGAAGATGAGGGAACGGAGGATTATAGGAGAGGAGGGTATCATGCTGTGAGAATTGGTGATACATTCAAGAATGGGAGGTATGTGGTGCAAAGCAAGCTTGGCTGGGGTCATTTCTCTACTGTTTGGCTCGCTTGGGACATTCAAGGATCG CGTTACGTAGCTTTGAAAGTTCAAAAGAGTGCTCAGCACTACACGGAGGCAGCGATGGATGAGATAAAGATCCTCAAACAGATTGCTGAGGGAGATCCTGATGATAAAAAGTGTGTCGTCAAGCTTTTGGATCATTTTAAGCATTCAGGGCCTAATGGACAGCACGTATGTATGGTTTTTGAGTACTTAGGAGATAACCTTTTGAGCCTTATTAAGTATAGTGGTTACCGCGGGGTGCCTCTGCACATGGTCAAAGAGATATGCTTTCATATGCTGGTGGGTTTGGATTACTTGCATCGCCAGCTTTCAATTATACACACCGATTTGAAGCCAGAGAATGTCCTGCTTTTCTCAATGATTGATCCATCAAAAGATCCGAGAAAATCAGGTGCTCCTCTTATCCTTCCAAccaacaagaacaaaattgtGGCTGAATCTAGTTCTTCgaaagaaattaagagtttgaatGGGGATTTGACAaggaatcaaaagaagaaaatccgAAAGAAGGCTAAGAAGGCAGCTCAGAGTTGTACACAGAAAGAAGCCTCTTTGGAAAATGATGCTGATCCCAAACCATCTAGTCCTGAAGATTCTAATGCTGATGTGAAATCAAATGAAGATTCTTTTGAGGAACAATCAAATGGTTCTGTGATTAAGGATGATTCAGCAAACAGTGATGGACAGAAGGATGCTTGTCAAGCAAAACGCAGTAGAAGGGGGAGTCGCTCCACGAGGCAAAATCTCTTGGCAGCTGCTGATCTAAAGTGCAAATTGGTCGATTTTGGAAATGCTTGTTGGACGTACAAACAGTTTACAAGTGATATTCAGACAAGACAGTATAGGTGTCCAGAGGTTCTTCTTGGATCTAAATACTCTACTCCAGCAGATCTATGGTCCTTTGCTTGCATTTGTTTTGAGCTTGTCACTGGTGATGTCCTTTTTGATCCTCACAGTGGTGACAACTATGATAGAGATGAG GATCACTTGGCATTGATGATGGAGCTTCTAGGCATGATGCCGCGCAAG ATTGCATTAGGTGGTCGCTATTCTCGGGATTTCTTCAATAGATATGGAGATTTAAGGCATATTCGTAGGTTGCGTTTCTGGCCTCTTACTAAGGTGCTTATGGAGAAGTATGATTTCAGTGAGCAAGATGCTAATGACATGACTGACTTCCTTGTTCCAATACTTGATTTTGTGCCTGAAAAGAGACCGACAGCAGCTCAATGCCTTAATCATCCATGGATCACTGCTGGTCCTCGTCTGCTTGAACCTTCCATGCCAAGTGTTAAGCACGAGGCCAAAAATAGGAATACATCTGAAATCAAAGAGAAGGCGGAGAGGGAGGCTATGGAAGCTGGAGTAGGAAATATAGTTATTGATGGCgcttcaaaaaaatccaaagaatcaCAACCTATGGAAAACCCTTCTAAAGTGACATGA